In the genome of Kluyveromyces marxianus DMKU3-1042 DNA, complete genome, chromosome 1, one region contains:
- the YAT1 gene encoding carnitine O-acetyltransferase YAT1, translating to MPSIRDAGTQVLPRLPIPPLEDTLKRYLARLQPLQDRRSFERTQQAVENSQEVLRILDKELREYDEQLAQREPMSSYIEQFWFDSYLEYDESVVLNLNPYFQLADDPTMNNVPKVSTRFSHFNRQVKRTSKLVVSMLKFVKAIRTGTLPTDNVRGKPMTMDQYWKLFGSARIPPSSNEPTPSCHLQTDPTSHHVVVMYKSQFYWFDVLDINNEPIFQQPEELEWNLYSIIMDGEQREETDQNLQALCPMGVFTTENRSVWSNVRDYISKADDPTNARNLKIIDSALFVICLDNSDLEDERDWIKSMICGTSKIDLNDNDESKIKPSLGLQTGTCTNRWYDKLQLIVDRSGRAGINFEHTGVDGHTVLRMTMDIYTDSIVNFAQGITRNVPKVFEDAEETTTSHRQAKLSYMSKQANLITIPRKLEWSVDSFILSSLHFAETRVSDLISQIEFEYLDFKQFGAAHIKSQFKCSPDAFLQMCFQTAYYALYARFETTYEPAMTKFFQNGRTEAIRTVSEQSKTFVKSFFDSTVPNPIKLKNLQEACAQHSTVTKECSMGLGQDRHLYALYCIWKKVFANNPNIPLPELFQDAGWSKINTNVLSTSNCGNPCLKNFGFGPVCSNGFGIGYIIRNDSLSVVVSSRHRQTARFVELMQRFLLEIDRMSHKGESSSTTTMGTLQSDNMKYLLSGYDYFDVSVTG from the coding sequence ATGCCATCTATAAGAGACGCTGGGACACAGGTGTTGCCCAGATTACCTATTCCTCCATTGGAGGACACACTAAAAAGATACTTGGCGAGGTTACAACCATTGCAAGACCGTAGAAGTTTCGAAAGAACGCAACAAGCAGTGGAAAATTCTCAGGAGGTATTGCGGATCTTGGATAAGGAGTTAAGGGAGTATGATGAACAGTTAGCTCAGCGCGAGCCTATGTCTTCTTATATTGAGCAATTTTGGTTTGATTCATACCTCGAATACGACGAGTCTGTTGTTCTTAATTTGAACCCTTATTTCCAACTTGCAGACGATCCAACGATGAATAACGTCCCTAAAGTGAGCACGCGCTTTTCTCACTTTAACAGACAAGTTAAAAGGACGTCAAAGTTGGTTGTGTCCATGCTAAAATTTGTGAAAGCGATTAGAACTGGAACGTTGCCTACGGATAATGTTCGTGGGAAACCGATGACGATGGACCAGTACTGGAAGCTCTTCGGTAGTGCAAGAATTCCGCCCTCTTCGAATGAACCAACCCCTTCCTGTCATTTGCAGACTGATCCTACTTCTCACCATGTTGTAGTCATGTACAAGTCTCAGTTTTACTGGTTTGATGTGTTGGATATCAACAATGAGCCGATCTTCCAGCAACCTGAAGAGTTGGAGTGGAATTTGTACTCCATTATAATGGACGGGGAACAGCGCGAGGAAACTGACCAGAACCTACAAGCATTATGTCCAATGGGTGTGTTCACTACAGAGAATCGAAGCGTGTGGTCGAACGTTCGTGACTATATCAGCAAGGCTGATGACCCTACCAATGCTCGTAATTTAAAAATTATTGATAGTGCATTATTTGTTATATGCTTAGATAATTCGGACCTTGAAGATGAACGTGACTGGATTAAGTCCATGATTTGCGGTACCTCCAAAATTGATCTAAACGACAACGACGAATCCAAGATCAAACCCTCTCTAGGGTTGCAGACGGGGACTTGCACTAACCGTTGGTACGACAAGTTGCAGTTGATTGTAGACAGGAGCGGAAGGGCAGGAATAAACTTCGAGCATACCGGTGTTGATGGACATACTGTATTGAGGATGACCATGGACATATATACGGATTCAATTGTCAATTTCGCGCAAGGAATTACAAGAAATGTGCCAAAGGTGTTTGAAGACGCCGAGGAAACAACAACGTCACATCGACAAGCAAAGCTATCTTATATGTCGAAACAAGCCAACTTAATTACTATTCCTAGAAAATTGGAATGGTCAGTGGACTCATTCATTTTGTCCTCGTTACATTTTGCTGAAACAAGGGTTAGTGATTTGATCTCCCAAATCGAATTCGAATATTTGGATTTTAAGCAATTTGGGGCAGCACATATTAAGTCTCAGTTCAAATGTTCCCCTGATGCTTTTCTACAAATGTGTTTCCAAACGGCGTATTATGCATTATACGCGAGATTTGAGACGACATATGAGCCTGCAATGACtaaattcttccaaaatgGTAGGACTGAAGCCATTAGAACCGTTTCCGAGCAGTCTAAAACATTCGTGAAATCTTTCTTTGACAGCACAGTTCCAAATCCCATAAAGCTAAAGAATCTACAAGAAGCTTGTGCCCAACACTCCACGGTAACAAAAGAATGTTCTATGGGGCTTGGACAAGATCGTCATCTATACGCCTTATACTGCATCTGGAAAAAAGTCTTTGCCAACAACCCAAACATTCCACTACCAGAACTCTTTCAAGATGCAGGATGGTCCAAGATCAATACAAACGTGCTAAGTACATCCAATTGCGGAAACCCTTGCCTCAAAAACTTTGGTTTCGGGCCCGTTTGTAGCAACGGTTTCGGCATTGGATACATTATCAGAAACGACTCATTGTCAGTTGTTGTGTCCTCCAGACACAGACAAACGGCTCGTTTTGTCGAGTTAATGCAACGTTTTTTGCTTGAGATCGATCGTATGTCCCATAAAGGTGAGTCCTCCTCAACAACCACTATGGGTACGTTGCAATCGGATAACATGAAGTATTTATTAAGTGGATACGATTATTTCGACGTAAGCGTCACAGGATGA
- the CDC15 gene encoding serine/threonine protein kinase CDC15, with protein MTNFSAESLWMTTNGDKKKSVDKEKFKGRYQDGMDGSIVHGTYALKQVIGRGAYGVVYRAVKRGSSKPVAIKQIEFEDESELNEHMLEIDLLKNLRHENIVEYRGFIQKAHELYIILEYCSRGSLRDLLKQGPLLEEDTVNYVRQTLQGLQYLHEQGVIHRDIKAANLLLTEDGVVKLADFGVSTRINRMAMTYAGSPNWMAPEVMTGQGASTVSDIWSLGATVVELLTGNPPFHNLVNESACYAIVNEEYIPPLTLSAGCQEFLSQCFQKNMFKRATAPELLQHPWLQQENFQKQRSKINLAEYIEKDDKWDADFVLDSDTDMTPSPTKVTEKLRKLQGEDFRTLSVDELFIDHSLDAITAQLLQSLLELQAETTKNKRKNDNFNAIKNRAYEIFKYDKQFNHSSLKEKFVDTGGVSLLISLQFESLLSTFFDKSIKLLIQCGILFHMNTLRDSRLVVLVSYGYRALTSPEIWNEWCLKHKKKISECINTELGSTKYIEAEKLLIHVSLLKDFPLDISRLMLYAKKYKHLQHCIYTCLNNSIKRSISNIPTSNMIHGKLVYEKSNFPSHVMEWLLEMIPVLKKRAIEPFVELCFHVCHLNNKSIAELMRDGQFFSLTKSLLQSSNNNCLPWCLNLCSEYAKDLKQDNIGTMLDIGMSSLTVGHCLHNSIEIILNCVNVAQLNHLEISLSADNIIIGDCSIPLQNLVESFYQDNGRYDKFITKFTKLCSLPIGSQICIGVFEQERFVGRIYELFDRFKTSLIIQIDLLKFLKVLVIQINDKNKMSQPDKRKKLLKFLSHNWNTTDSVTPIKQTQQRVGADSVLIQQLCQDIENLI; from the coding sequence ATGACCAACTTTTCGGCAGAAAGCCTTTGGATGACCACAAATGgagacaaaaaaaagagtgtGGACAAAGAGAAGTTTAAGGGTAGATACCAAGACGGTATGGATGGGTCTATTGTGCATGGGACATACGCTCTCAAGCAAGTAATCGGACGTGGTGCTTATGGCGTTGTTTATCGGGCAGTTAAGCGGGGCAGTTCTAAACCTGTTGCGATTAAGCAGATAGAGTTTGAGGATGAAAGCGAATTGAATGAGCATATGCTTGAGATTGATCTTTTAAAGAACCTTAGGCATGAGAATATAGTTGAGTATCGTGGGTTTATTCAGAAGGCACATGAGTTGTATATTATTCTAGAGTATTGTTCACGTGGATCACTTCGAGATTTGTTGAAGCAGGGTCCATTATTGGAAGAGGATACTGTGAATTATGTACGACAGACGTTACAGGGCCTCCAGTACTTACATGAACAAGGGGTGATACACCGAGACATAAAAGCAGCAAATCTTTTATTGACCGAGGATGGTGTGGTGAAGCTAGCGGATTTTGGTGTTTCGACAAGAATCAACCGAATGGCCATGACGTATGCTGGATCGCCGAACTGGATGGCTCCAGAGGTTATGACTGGGCAAGGAGCGTCAACTGTAAGTGATATATGGTCTCTTGGAGCTACAGTTGTTGAATTACTCACTGGAAACCCACCATTCCACAATTTGGTGAATGAAAGCGCATGTTATGCAATTGTGAACGAGGAGTACATTCCACCATTGACACTATCGGCCGGATGCCAGGAGTTTTTGAGTCaatgttttcaaaagaatatgTTTAAACGTGCAACAGCTCCAGAGTTATTGCAGCACCCATGGTTACAACAGGAGAACTTTCAAAAGCAACGATCTAAGATTAACTTGGCGGAATACATTGAAAAGGATGACAAGTGGGATGCtgattttgttcttgacTCAGACACAGATATGACACCATCACCCACAAAGGTTACAGAAAAGTTACGAAAACTGCAAGGTGAGGATTTTAGAACCCTATCTGTGGACGAGCTTTTTATCGACCATTCCTTAGATGCTATTACTGCACAATTGTTACAGTCGCTTTTAGAGTTACAAGCGGAAACTACCAAGaataaaaggaagaatGACAATTTCAATGCTATAAAAAACAGGGCATATGAGATTTTCAAGTATGACAAGCAATTCAACCACTCCTCTTTGAAGGAGAAATTCGTTGATACTGGTGGCGTTTCTTTGCTTATCTCTTTGCAGTTTGAATCGCTCCTTTCGACGTTTTTCGATAAGAGTATCAAACTTCTTATACAATGTGGTATTCTATTTCACATGAATACTCTCAGAGACTCTAGACTTGTAGTGTTGGTCAGCTATGGGTATAGAGCACTCACATCTCCCGAAATATGGAATGAATGGTGTTTAAAgcataagaagaagatctcGGAATGTATCAACACCGAATTGGGATCTACGAAGTACATAGAAGCAGAAAAATTACTCATTCATGTATCCTTACTAAAGGATTTCCCACTAGACATTTCCAGATTGATGCTCTATGCTAAGAAGTATAAGCATTTACAGCATTGCATCTACACTTGCTTGAATAATTCCATCAAAAGATCTATTTCCAACATCCCTACATCTAACATGATTCATGGAAAGTTAGTCTACGAAAAATCAAACTTCCCATCTCACGTAATGGAATGGTTGCTTGAGATGATCCCTGTTCTTAAGAAAAGGGCTATAGAACCATTCGTCGAGCTTTGTTTCCACGTTTGTCACTTGAATAATAAAAGTATTGCAGAGTTGATGAGAGATGgtcaattcttctctttgacTAAATCATTACTCCAGTCATCAAACAACAATTGTCTTCCGTGGTGCCTTAACCTTTGTAGCGAATATGCGAAAGACCTGAAGCAGGACAATATAGGAACTATGCTCGATATTGGAATGTCTTCATTGACTGTTGGCCACTGCCTACACAATAGCATCGAAATCATATTAAATTGTGTCAACGTGGCTCAACTTAACCATTTGGAAATATCACTTTCTGCcgataatataataatcgGAGATTGCAGCATTCCATTACAGAACTTAGTGGAATCATTCTACCAAGACAATGGAAGATACGACAAATTCATTACAAAATTCACAAAGTTGTGCTCTTTACCAATAGGCAGCCAGATATGTATCGGAGTGTTTGAGCAAGAAAGATTTGTGGGCCGGATCTATGAGCTTTTCGATAGGTTCAAAACTTCACTTATTATCCAAATTGACTTACTAAAATTCTTAAAAGTCCTGGTTATTCAGATCAAtgacaagaacaaaatgtCTCAACCCGATAAACGGAAGAAATTATTAAAATTCCTCTCACACAATTGGAATACTACAGATTCTGTAACCCCTATCAAACAGACTCAACAAAGAGTTGGGGCAGATTCTGTTTTGATTCAACAGTTATGTCAAGATATAGAAAATCTGATCTGA
- the KIN3 gene encoding serine/threonine protein kinase KIN3 — protein sequence MNRNERQPSYRLLEEIGRGSFGSVRKVVRETDNKVLVRKEIRYGHMNSKERQQLIAECSILSQLKHDNIVEFFHWDHDATSNTLFLYMEYCSKGDLSQMIKYYKRQRKYVPESNVWRIMVQILMALFKCHYGRDLPKLQTVHDEIEEPSKSKGNVVIHRDLKPGNVFLTGYDDEFNQNASNVDYGKVIIKLGDFGLAKSLQSSIEFATTYVGTPYYMSPEVLRDQPYSPLSDIWSLGCILYEICALHVPFQAKTYTELQSKIKSGLYEPLPQFYSSSLKEMISKCIQVDFTRRPSTWTLLNDIQCRITRKALDLEKFERHLLNYEHELTQIGEMLEQHATEMKRDFNTAVEQRVREILNGNTKTNSSPGPGGAPMITGAGHVNMNMPMRTPFRNPANINRNYR from the coding sequence ATGAATCGTAATGAAAGGCAGCCGAGTTACCGATTGCTCGAAGAAATTGGACGAGGTTCTTTCGGATCTGTTAGAAAAGTTGTGAGAGAAACAGACAATAAAGTACTAGTCCGGAAAGAAATTAGATATGGTCATATGAACTCTAAGGAACGCCAGCAACTCATAGCGGAATGTTCTATCCTTTCGCAATTGAAACACGATAACATTGTGGAATTCTTTCACTGGGACCACGATGCAACTTCGAACACTTTATTTCTGTACATGGAATATTGTTCGAAAGGAGACCTCTCACAAATGATCAAATATTACAAACGCCAACGTAAGTATGTTCCCGAGAGTAATGTTTGGAGGATTATGGTTCAGATATTGATGGCTTTATTTAAGTGTCATTATGGTAGGGATTTGCCTAAGTTGCAAACGGTGCATGATGAAATCGAAGAGCCTTCAAAATCGAAAGGAAACGTGGTCATCCATCGTGATTTAAAGCCCGGAAACGTTTTTCTGACCGgatatgatgatgaattcaACCAAAATGCGTCCAATGTGGATTACGGTAAAGTGATAATCAAGCTAGGAGATTTTGGGCTTGCGAAATCGCTGCAATCGTCTATCGAATTTGCAACTACATACGTTGGCACACCATACTATATGTCGCCAGAAGTACTTCGAGATCAGCCATACAGTCCATTAAGTGACATATGGTCATTGGgatgtatattatatgaGATTTGTGCGCTACACGTACCATTTCAGGCTAAAACATATACCGAACTACAAAGCAAGATAAAATCAGGTTTATATGAGCCACTTCCGCAATTTTACTCTTCtagtttgaaagaaatgatAAGTAAATGTATCCAGGTAGATTTCACTAGGCGACCAAGTACATGGACCTTGCTGAACGATATCCAGTGTAGAATAACAAGAAAGGCATTGGATCTTGAGAAATTCGAAAGGCATCTATTGAATTACGAGCACGAGCTAACGCAGATCGGCGAAATGCTGGAACAACATGCAACAGAGATGAAGCGAGACTTCAACACAGCAGTAGAGCAACGTGTGCGTGAAATTCTTAACGGAAATACAAAGACAAATTCGAGCCCAGGCCCTGGTGGGGCTCCGATGATTACTGGAGCTGGTCACGTGAACATGAATATGCCAATGCGCACTCCTTTCAGGAACCCGGCAAACATAAATAGGAACTATCGTTAA
- the ADE1 gene encoding phosphoribosylaminoimidazolesuccinocarboxamide synthase, with amino-acid sequence MTTETNLDGILPLVARGKVRDIYQVDDQTLLFVATDRISAYDVIMKNAIPEKGILLTKLSEFWFNFLKDDVRNHLKPLGAGKTIFDYLPSKLSEEKYKSQLEGRSLLVQKHKLIPLEVIVRGFITGSAWKEYKQKGTVHGLPQPEGLLESQEFPKPIFTPSTKAEQGEHDENISPEQAAQLVGQELCDRIEVLAIKLYTKCKEFAKSRGIIIADTKFEFGIDESTNEIILVDEVLTPDSSRFWSGKNYEVGKSQDSYDKQFLRNWLTENKLAGVDGVEMPQDIAERTRAKYIEAFEQITGEKWSN; translated from the coding sequence ATGACTACAGAGACTAATTTGGACGGCATCTTGCCACTCGTGGCCAGAGGTAAGGTTAGAGATATATACCAGGTGGATGACCAAACGCTATTGTTTGTTGCTACCGACCGTATTTCTGCTTACGATGTTATTATGAAGAATGCCATCCCAGAAAAGGGTATTCTTTTGACCAAACTATCGGAGTTCTGGTTCAATTTCCTAAAGGACGACGTGCGCAACCACTTGAAGCCCCTAGGTGCTGGAAAAACCATCTTCGACTATCTACCAAGCAAGTTGAgcgaagaaaaatacaagtCGCAACTCGAAGGCAGATCTTTGCTTGTACAAAAGCACAAGTTGATCCCACTAGAAGTGATCGTGCGTGGGTTCATCACAGGTTCTGCATGGAAGGAGTATAAGCAGAAGGGTACTGTGCACGGGTTGCCACAACCGGAAGGACTACTCGAATCGCAAGAGTTCCCAAAGCCTATCTTCACCCCTTCTACAAAAGCGGAACAAGGTGAACACGACGAGAACATTTCTCCAGAACAAGCTGCCCAATTGGTGGGTCAAGAATTATGCGACAGAATTGAGGTACTTGCTATCAAGTTGTACACAAAGTGTAAGGAATTTGCCAAGTCCAGAGGTATTATCATCGCTGATACAAAGTTTGAGTTTGGTATTGACGAATCCACTAACGAAATAATTCTTGTGGATGAAGTGCTTACACCAGATTCTTCCCGTTTCTGGAGCGGAAAGAACTACGAAGTGGGCAAGTCCCAGGACTCGTACGATAAACAATTCCTAAGAAACTGGCTAACTGAAAATAAATTGGCTGGTGTCGACGGTGTTGAAATGCCTCAAGACATTGCCGAACGCACAAGAGCCAAGTATATCGAGGCTTTTGAACAAATTACTGGTGAAAAGTGGTCTAACTAA
- the BUD14 gene encoding protein phosphatase regulator BUD14 has protein sequence MELEYARMTGLTGLGGSTEGHEKPRPDLSILTDPTLVEDYEEIMKSMPRTKKDEELHSVNASVVITPTEARAGNGLGNVLGNGLRETTSEDEKDEKGQQLELEQPVEVTHHNEDAKLQEDEEGVDAGDVDNSFSSLHANDQQDSDYAYSDSDFEDNLEERLRSLDTTYARKEVDDRDHDASSAGVDLDAKTQMTRRLDAEPQMHDVSSDYDEDEDEEEEEDGLTLGLTGNNSDEDEDDDFQPLKPPQELDPNKLYALYPFQGPDPSHCQLEQDESCTLLNDQDAYWWLVKRCSDGKIGFAPAELLETFPERLARLNCWKNENMSSQSISHINEESTSSTDFTDREKGSQGSQGSHRSVSPPLNSYSKTNKSVSFNNVVSYAERYIEEVERHSEEENELLEDGKEDDNDSGEINGNEVVNTSETDKSQPGNLTSFIKHVDEVHQTHLNDQGLDDVSEVVSDAAFNVHEMAPLMVQKNRPATRSPPAEAEKTTDLRQVFQAPIMPVAASKGSSAQMSNSNSNCSISTIGEYSPSSSEFTNDSPQLPNEDEFKSNKASDQIPSSRAIQDISRIVGSPENVSSPGSVYSEQGQEHEREDEEAVPDISHPRSMTHSYKTSISTLTAADSSSVEEDNINNSSVGTSNTNNNTNHNESTNNISTVPSSTASSYMDHQHSSPSFSDLTLHTNTPSTRDFHPMINTLYNPIFSKIDIMMEKIERAISQ, from the coding sequence ATGGAGCTGGAGTATGCGCGGATGACGGGGCTCACAGGGCTAGGAGGGAGTACAGAAGGACACGAAAAACCGAGGCCTGATCTTTCGATATTGACTGATCCTACGCTGGTTGAGGATTACGAGGAGATAATGAAGAGCATGCCGCGGACGAAGAAGGACGAGGAGTTGCACAGTGTGAATGCTAGTGTTGTGATTACTCCTACGGAGGCTCGGGCAGGCAATGGTCTGGGAAATGTTCTGGGCAATGGTTTGCGCGAAACGACATCGGAGGATGAGAAGGATGAGAAGGGGCagcagctggagctggagcaGCCAGTAGAAGTAACGCATCATAATGAAGATGCAAAGCTACaagaggatgaagaaggagtGGATGCAGGCGATGTTGATAACAGTTTTAGCTCGCTACATGCTAATGACCAGCAGGACTCGGATTACGCATATTCAGACTCGGATTTTGAAGATAACTTGGAGGAACGTTTGAGAAGCTTGGATACCACGTATGCTAGGAAGGAGGTGGATGATCGCGATCACGATGCGTCGTCGGCTGGCGTGGACTTGGACGCGAAAACCCAGATGACGAGGAGGTTGGATGCAGAACCTCAAATGCATGACGTATCGAGCGAttacgatgaagatgaagacgaggaagaggaagaggatgGACTAACATTGGGATTGACCGGGAACAATTCAGATGAGGACGAGGATGACGATTTCCAGCCATTGAAACCCCCACAGGAACTGGACCCTAATAAATTATATGCATTGTACCCTTTCCAGGGACCAGACCCCTCCCACTGTCAACTAGAGCAGGACGAGAGTTGCACGTTGCTGAACGATCAGGACGCATACTGGTGGTTGGTGAAACGGTGCAGTGATGGTAAGATTGGGTTCGCACCAGCAGAACTACTAGAAACCTTCCCAGAAAGATTGGCTAGACTAAACTGTTGGAAAAATGAGAACATGTCATCACAATCTATATCGCATATAAACGAGGAATCTACCTCGAGCACAGACTTTACAGATAGGGAAAAGGGCTCTCAAGGATCACAGGGCTCCCATCGGTCCGTATCGCCTCCTCTAAACTCATActcaaaaacaaacaaatcTGTCAGTTTCAATAACGTAGTGAGCTACGCAGAAAGATATATCGAGGAGGTCGAAAGGCACTCAGAAGAGGAAAACGAATTGCTCGAAGATGGCAAGGAGGATGATAATGATAGTGGAGAGATTAATGGGAACGAAGTTGTAAATACGTCTGAAACTGATAAATCACAACCTGGTAACCTCACATCGTTCATCAAACATGTAGATGAAGTACACCAAACGCATTTGAACGACCAGGGCTTAGACGATGTTAGCGAGGTGGTTAGTGATGCAGCTTTCAACGTACACGAAATGGCTCCACTTATGGTACAGAAAAATAGACCAGCGACAAGATCTCCCCCAGCTGAAGCAGAGAAAACAACAGACTTGCGTCAGGTTTTCCAGGCACCAATTATGCCAGTTGCAGCTTCTAAAGGCTCATCAGCACAAATGtcaaattccaattctaaTTGCTCTATCTCGACAATCGGAGAATACTCTCCATCCTCTTCAGAGTTTACCAATGACTCGCCCCAACTCCCCAACGAGGATGaattcaaatcaaataaaGCTAGTGATCAGATCCCTTCTTCAAGGGCTATTCAAGACATATCACGAATTGTTGGCTCTCCAGAGAATGTTAGTAGTCCAGGCTCTGTATACAGCgaacaaggacaagaacaCGAACGTGAGGACGAGGAAGCAGTTCCAGACATTTCACATCCAAGAAGCATGACACACAGTTACAAAACCTCTATATCGACTTTGACTGCAGCGGACTCAAGCAGTGTGGAGGAAGACAATATTAACAACTCTTCAGTCGGTACTAGCAACACTAATAACAACACTAATCATAACGAAAGTACTAATAATATCAGCACTGTACCTTCTTCTACGGCATCCTCTTACATGGACCATCAACACAGCTCTCCATCATTCTCTGATCTCACTTTGCATACGAACACCCCATCAACAAGAGATTTCCACCCTATGATCAATACTTTGTACAACCCAATTTTCAGCAAGATAGACATCATGATGGAAAAGATTGAAAGAGCGATCTCTCAGTGA